A DNA window from Arachis duranensis cultivar V14167 chromosome 3, aradu.V14167.gnm2.J7QH, whole genome shotgun sequence contains the following coding sequences:
- the LOC107477196 gene encoding peter Pan-like protein — protein MRKKKHGEFRRPFVVKTNTNTKQQPHLASVDPITGKKIPKSFVFSRGKIPGPLKQLQMDLRKLMLPYTALSLKEKRRNNLKDFLNVAGPMGVTHFLILSKTATAAYLRVATTPQGPTLTFKINEYSLAADVAKSQLHPRCPKDLFTKSALIVLSGFVSGDLPLKLTTNMFQNIFPTIDVKTVKLSSCQRIVLLNYNKDTKQIDFRHYSIRLQPIGVSRRIRKFVQNHQVPDLRNLQDVSDFVTKAGYGSESEADEEAATVTLSSDIGRVNRASMKSAVKLQEIGPRMTLQLVKVEKGLCSGEVLFSEYGKPGDKGKHDDEDNEMQDNEDEDDSEGSEDQDGNGSEVDEDEGHEELD, from the exons ATG aggaagaagaaacacGGCGAGTTCCGAAGGCCTTTTGTGGTGAAGACCAACACTAACACGAAGCAGCAGCCCCATCTGGCTAGTGTGGACCCTATCACTGGCAAGAAGATCCCTAAAAGCTTCGTGTTTTCGAGAGGGAAGATTCCTGGTCCTCTCAAACAGCTTCAGATGGACCTCAGGAAGTTGATGCTTCCGTACACTGCTCTCAGCCTTAAG GAAAAGAGACGGAACAATCTAAAGGATTTTCTGAATGTTGCTGGACCTATGGGTGTCACGCATTTCCTCATATTGTCAAAAACTGCAACTGCGGCTTACCTGAGAGTTGCGACAACCCCGCAGGGACCCACTCTTACGTTTAAGATAAATGAATACTCATTGGCAGCTGATGTTGCTAAATCTCAGTTGCATCCCCGCTGCCCAAAAGATCTTTTTACGAAGTCTGCTTTG ATTGTACTTTCTGGATTTGTGAGTGGAGATCTACCTCTAAAGCTTACAACTAACATGTTTCAGAATATATTTCCAACAATTGATGTTAAAACA GTTAAGCTCTCTTCTTGCCAAAGGATCGTGTTGCTTAATTACAACAAAGACACTAAGCAAATTGATTTTCGGCATTATTCAATAAGATTACAACCAATAGGTGTTTCACGCAGAATAAGAAAATTTGTGCAGAACCATCAGGTGCCAGATCTAAGGAATCTTCAAGATGTGAGTGATTTCGTGACAAA AGCTGGCTATGGATCAGAAAGTGAAGCAGATGAAGAAGCTGCAACTGTAACTTTGTCTAGCGATATTGGTAGAGTTAACCGTGCTTCGATGAAAAGTGCTGTCAAGCTTCAAGAAATTGGTCCCAGGATGACTCTTCAACTAGTTAAAGTTGAAAAGGGACTTTGTTCAGGAGAAGTCCTTTTCAGCGAATATG GGAAACCTGGTGACAAAGGAAAACATGATGATGAAGATAATGAGATGCAGGacaatgaagatgaagatgattcAGAAGGTAGTGAAGATCAAGATGGCAATGGTTCTGAAGTTGATGAAGATGAAGGCCATGAAGAACTTGATTGA
- the LOC107477230 gene encoding ENHANCER OF AG-4 protein 2 (The sequence of the model RefSeq protein was modified relative to this genomic sequence to represent the inferred CDS: added 18 bases not found in genome assembly), which yields MAPGRRRGANKAKANGHLRLGDLVLAKVKGFPAWPAKISRPEDWQKPPDPKKYFVQFFGTKEIAFVAPADIQAFTSESKNKLSARGQGKTKYFTQAVKEICAAFDEIQRPKPSGLTDDTDNSNIGSEAPSVDGGVGNIADTNDAAVSNSEKDSNACSTFENSAQLIGEHERQDEKLSVPNLESSSPVVKNKLSVSPVIKNANKSNAAKNAGVFRQEEGVHSLLTNGSKPRKLGTDSKRNDAADDRNQNGGSFAGSFSMKGDSTEGANLSRSGETLKSGKKRKNSFSVKSDSLDILHSDSKDHTGTKNKTLLKVKRSLDSEEADSKDSGKQKKIQIHAKNTKKLKRMDAKDDRSTSPGSTVEEKVSKKPELKRSISNLKMEKSMPSRSHIGVGSDDSGSEALPGTKVHSHVRQVISDSGSIASDEKIEKSSLRLKADANNVMVKPGPRKRRAVRLCDDDDEDEPKTPIHGGAVKSIKSPSFVPEVLKSNKAQPEKSDHAQPVHKNFSEVEHIPSKEASSLLNNDISSSKQPGKEKADEIIPVHNSPEKFDPKQIPSKVAKLRTGSPVKSPQSVPAAKSTAEQHKASKPSLKVSSSATEKKAAHGFSKSSNNISTSQNQTASHKKKLGSSVEISKTTPKRLQQDAEVPAATGGLKEADAFHRLDVSMEEKSSLYIGSGTPEAAKSMKHLIAVAQAKRRQAHSQSFPLSIHNIQEGTPSPSTVQSFLPASGHVTQADVQAVYENPTLASPSTNDPLSASQNQPDTEEIEDVRVGSVQRGPGGSLSGGTEAAVARDAFEGMIETLSRTKDSIGRATRLAIDCAKYGIANEVVELLIRKLESETSFHRKVDLFFLVDSITQCSHNQKGIAGASYIPIVQAALPRLLGAAAPPGANARENRRQCLKVLRLWLERKILPESVLRRHMDEIGVSNDDITVSLSLRRPSRAERSVDDPIREMEGMLVDEYGSNATFQLPGFLSCQPFDDDEEDDDLPVNSSKDTYDASPAHLTPTLGESETSTVTPNDKRHCILEDVDGELEMEDVSGHLKDERTEFHNSSDEVDLQPQGSDRNLDLTSNISAEIPTSVEGSPPLPPGSPPPPPPLPSSPPPPPPPSSPSPPPPPPPPMLQPPPPPLPPSCPTLPLVPQSSGVARPSHLSQSIRPPQPSHQSSPQLVTDISKHFPLCQGNQFVQMAGNAFPGGHGNAVAKNEIFPQAAAFAPTAACSTQEPPSGFNPSRQLEYGQNDMYANVQVPQANHQFQQSNLPFAQRPGHPAPPQSSSSQYSFPNPTGQQHPPHSFHPPFPLPSIPDGRRQFVADDQWRMSSSEFKTNNQHGVWRGQNPSCSGPPFGQEGHFRPPVERPPVSNIGFQHAMPNNIPAAPPTSGHGIPQMLPCRPDMPALNCWRPT from the exons ATGGCTCCCGGGCGTCGACGCGGAGCGAACAAGGCGAAGGCGAACGGACACTTGCGGTTAGGCGATCTCGTCCTCGCTAAGGTCAAGGGCTTC ATAAGCAGGCCTGAAGATTGGCAGAAGCCCCCTGATCCAAAGAAATATTTTGTTCAATTTTTCGGTACTAAAGAAAT AGCTTTTGTTGCCCCTGCAGATATTCAGGCTTTTACCAGTGAGTCTAAAAATAAGTTGTCTGCACGGGGTCAAGGCAAGACTAAGTACTTTACTCAAGCTGTGAAGGAAATCTGCGCAGCATTTGATGAAATACAGAGACCGAAGCCTAGTGGTTTGACAGATGATACTGATAACTCTAATATTGGGTCAGAGGCTCCTTCCGTTGATGGAGGAGTGGGTAACATAGCAGACACTAATGATGCTGCGGTATCAAACAGTGAGAAAGATAGCAATGCTTGCTCTACTTTTGAGAACTCTGCTCAATTAATTGGAGAACATGAAAGGCAAGATGAGAAGCTTTCTGTACCTAACCTTGAAAGTTCTTCACCTGTGGTAAAAAATAAGTTATCTGTTAGTCCAGTTATAAAGAATGCTAACAAATCTAATGCTGCAAAGAATGCTGGTGTTTTTAGACAAGAAGAAGGTGTGCATAGTCTTTTGACAAATGGAAGCAAGCCTAGAAAGCTTGGTACCGACTCAAAAAGAAATGATGCTGCAGATGATCGAAATCAAAATGGTGGATCTTTTGCTGGGTCATTTTCAATGAAAGGAGACTCTACTGAGGGTGCTAATCTTTCCAGATCTGGAGAGACATTGAAAAGtgggaaaaaaaggaaaaattcaTTTTCTGTTAAATCAGATTCTCTTGATATTCTTCATTCAGACTCAAAGGATCATACTGGAACAAAAAATAAGACcttattaaaagttaaaagaagCCTGGATTCTGAGGAGgctgattccaaagattctggGAAGCAAAAGAAGATCCAAATACATGCAAAGAATACCAAGAAGCTTAAGCGCATGGATGCCAAAGATGATAGAAGCACTTCTCCTGGTTCTACTGTTGAAGAAAAAGTTTCTAAAAAGCCAGAGTTGAAAAGGTCCATATCAAatttgaaaatggaaaaaagCATGCCATCAAGGAGTCACATTGGTGTAGGTTCTGATGATTCTGGCTCTGAGGCACTACCAGGGACCAAAGTTCACAGCCATGTACGACAAGTTATCTCTGATTCTGGTAGCATTGCTTCTGATGAGAagatagagaagagttctcTTAGACTGAAGGCTGATGCAAATAATGTCATGGTAAAACCAGGACCGCGGAAACGCAGAGCTGTTCGCCTTTGTGATGATGACGATGAGGATGAACCTAAAACTCCTATTCATGGAGGAGCTGTAAAAAGTATTAAGTCACCATCTTTTGTTCCGGAGGTCTTGAAGAGTAACAAGGCACAACCAGAGAAATCTGATCATGCTCAGCCAGTTCACAAAAATTTTAGTGAAGTTGAGCATATCCCTtcgaaagaagcatcttctctGTTAAATAATGATATCTCATCTTCTAAGCAGCCTGGGAAAGAGAAAGCTGATGAAATTATTCCTGTACATAATAGTCCTGAAAAATTCGATCCAAAGCAAATTCCTTCAAAGGTGGCAAAATTGCGCACTGGGTCTCCAGTAAAATCACCTCAGTCTGTTCCTGCAGCAAAGTCAACTGCCGAGCAACATAAAGCTTCCAAACCTTCACTTAAAGTTTCCAGTAGTGCTACTGAAAAGAAGGCTGCTCATGGATTTTCAAAGTCTTCTAATAACATAAGTACTTCTCAGAATCAGACTGCATCTCATAAAAAGAAGCTTGGATCTTCAGTAGAAATTTCTAAAACTACTCCAAAAAGATTGCAGCAGGATGCTGAAGTTCCTGCGGCAACAGGTGGTTTAAAGGAGGCTGATGCTTTTCATCG TTTGGATGTAAGCATGGAAGAAAAAAGCAGTTTATATATTGGTTCTGGGACTCCAGAAGCTGCTAAAAGTATGAAGCATCTGATTGCGGTTGCTCAGGCGAAAAGAAGACAAGCTCATTCTCAAAGTTTTCCTCTTAGCATTCACAATATTCAAGAAGGGACTCCTAGCCCATCCACAGTTCAGTCATTTCTGCCTGCCTCAGGCCATGTTACACAGGCAGATGTGCAGGCAGTTTATGAGAATCCAACATTGGCATCTCCATCAACCAATGATCCTCTCTCGGCTTCTCAAAATCAACCTGATACTGAGGAAATCGAGGACGTAAGAGTTGGTTCAGTACAAAGGGGTCCAGGGGGCTCGCTTAGTGGAGGCACTGAGGCTGCTGTTGCTCGTGATGCTTTTGAAGGAATGATTGAAACATTGTCAAGAACAAAGGACAGTATTGGGCGTGCAACTCGCCTTGCCATTGACTGTGCTAAGTATGGCATTGCCAATGAG GTTGTTGAACTTCTCATCAGAAAGCTGGAAAGTGAAACTAGTTTTCACCGCAAGGTGGATTTGTTCTTTCTTGTGGACTCCATCACCCAGTGCTCGCATAATCAGAAAG GCATTGCTGGAGCCTCCTACATCCCTATAGTTCAAGCAGCATTGCCACGCCTTCTTGGTGCTGCTGCTCCCCCTGGGGCTAATGCGCGTGAGAATCGTCGTCAGTGTCTGAAG GTTCTAAGGCTGTGGCTTGAGAGGAAAATTTTGCCTGAATCAGTTCTTCGCCGTCACATGGATGAGATTGGAGTTTCAAATGATGATATAACAGTTAGCCTTTCCCTCAGGCGCCCATCTAGAGCTGAGCGGTCGGTGGATGACCCAATCAGAGAAATGGAAGGCATGCTTGTTGATGAATATGGCAG TAATGCTACATTTCAGCTGCCTGGCTTTTTATCTTGCCAACCATTTGATGACGATGAGGAAGATGATGATTTACCGGTTAATTCAAGTAAGGATACATATGATGCATCTCCAGCACATCTAACGCCCACCCTTGGGGAATCGGAAACTTCTACTGTTACCCCAAATGACAAGCGCCATTGTATCTTGGAGGATGTGGATGGCGAACTAGAAATGGAAGATGTTTCAGGCCACCTGAAGGACGAAAGGACTGAATTTCATAATAGTTCTGATGAAGTAGATTTGCAACCCCAAGGATCAGATAGGAACTTGGATCTTACTTCAAACATTTCAGCAGAGATACCCACTTCTGTGGAGGGTTCTCCTCCATTACCACCTGGTTCACCTCCTCCACCCCCACCTTTGCCTTCTTcacctccaccaccacctcctccaTCATCTCCATCTCCACCCCCACCTCCACCACCTCCAATGTTGCAACCCCCACCTCCTCCTTTACCACCCTCGTGCCCAACACTGCCATTGGTTCCACAATCATCTGGAGTTGCTCGCCCTTCGCACCTCTCCCAGTCAATAAGGCCACCTCAGCCATCACATCAGTCGTCTCCGCAGttag ttactgATATTAGCAAACACTTCCCTCTGTGCCAGGGTAATCAGTTTGTTCAAATGGCTGGGAATGCTTTTCCGGGAGGTCACGGTAATGCAGTTGCGAAGAATGAAATATTCCCACAAGCAGCTGCTTTTGCACCAACAGCAGCCTGCAGCACCCAGGAACCACCTTCTGGTTTTAACCCTTCAAGGCAATTAGAATATGGACAAAATGATATGTATGCAAATGTGCAAGTTCCCCAAGCCAACCATCAATTTCAACAGAGTAATCTACCGTTTGCTCAAAGACCGGGACATCCTGCCCCACCCCAAAGTTCGTCAAGTCAGTACTCTTTTCCAAACCCTACGGGTCAGCAGCATCCTCCACATTCATTCCATCCACCTTTCCCTTTGCCATCCATTCCAGATGGCCGGAGGCAATTTGTTGCTGATGACCAATGGAGAATGTCGTCAAGTGAATTTAAAACGAACAATCAACACGGTGTTTGGAGAGGGCAAAATCCTTCATGCTCTGGTCCACCGTTTGGGCAAGAAG GTCATTTCCGGCCACCAGTTGAAAGACCACCAGTAAGCAACATAGGCTTCCAGCATGCAATGCCAAATAACATACCTGCTGCTCCACCAACATCAG GACATGGTATTCCCCAGATGTTGCCTTGTAGGCCTGACATGCCTGCTCTGAATTGTTGGAGACCGACTTGA